The following is a genomic window from Garra rufa chromosome 4, GarRuf1.0, whole genome shotgun sequence.
TCCCACCACAAAACATTCCCCTACAACTATCGTTCTTTCCACACTATTGGATACCACTAAAGCTGCCACTTCACCTGCCCAATTGGAGACCACTAAACCTGCCTTGCCACCGGATTCCATTACACCAGCTGCTCAAACCACCACACCAGCTCAGACTACCACATCTTTGACATCTTCTCAACAAGAAACAACCATGGCTAACCAAGGCCCTAACCCAACCTCACTGACTGTTCCCAGCACAATCCAGACCACAACAATTACACCAACCACTTCCAACGCAAGCCCTGCTACTACAGCCTCCAACAACAGTCCTCAAAATACACCTGACCCTGTCATCACATCCAATCCCAACCAAGGGACCACCAACTCAAATAGACCTACAACCACCATTTCTACAGAAGATAGCACCACCCAACTCAGGTCTACACAAACACCAGCTGTTACCAAAACCTGTGAGTATAGTACAATCATAACTTCAACAACAATTGAAAATTTATAAATAGAAATAcaagaaaattctgttattatttactcactttcatgtcattccaaactcgtatGACTTACTTGCTTCCACTGAACACAAAAGCAGCACTTTTGAAGAACAAATAACGGTCACTATATGCATTGAGTCTTCAAAATATATCCTGCTGTGTTCAACGGAAGCAATAAAAAAGATTTCAGAATGGCAAAAGGGTGAGCAAAGGATGACAGAAAGTAATTTTAGTTTGAACTATTAAAAAGTTTCACCTTTTCATGTTATTTTTCAGCTCCAGACTCCAAATCTACAGATTCTCAAAGTGTTGGGACAACAGAAGCACAAACAACTACCACCTCAAACACAGCAAGCCCGATAAATAATAAAGATACTACAATTAGCACCTCTACTCGCCCCCcaaattttaatgtaaaatactaaCCTTCATGTTTTTATCTTATATATTGTTTACATTCTTGATGCTGATACTGTACATGATCTTGTTGATTTTCTCTTCTGCAGAATACCTTTGATCTAAGCAGCAGCACTAAGGTGAGTACATGAATGACAATAACAATCTCAAACCCTAAAAATGTCTTATTATTTCTATTGGTTGTTTAACAAAGATTTCCACTGAGATGACAAGAAATACTGTACCATCACTTTTACCCCTATCCCACTCCTACCTTTAAAACACTTCAGTCCTGGAAAGCTCATTTCTGTCCTAAAATTCACTAAAAAGTCAATATCAAGAACCTCTATAAACTCTGAATGTATAAAGACATTATTAACAATATATAAGACATTGTTATTAGGAAGTCTGTTtctgccagttttttttttttttatatgctaccagtcaaaatattttgtaagatttgtaatgttttttaaagaagtgtcttttgctcaccaagcctgcatttatttgatacaaagtacagtgAGAAcagtaaaattgaaatatttttactatttaaaataatttatttctatttgaatatctttgaaaatgtaatttattcctgggattttaaaactgaatttttagcataattactccagacACATTATCCTAcataaattattgtaatattctgatttgctgcttaaaaaaaacatttattattattattatgttgaaaacagctgagtacaattttttcaggtttctttgatgaatagaaagttcagaagaacagcgtttatctaaaatagaaatcttttgtatcattataaatgactttatcatcacttttgattaatttaaagcatgcttgctaaataaaagtattaatttctataattactttataattaaaaaaaaaagaaaagaaaaagcatactgacttcaagctttcgaatagtataatgtataatattacaaaagcttaaatttcagataaattatgatttttggatctttctattgatcaaagaatcaataaaaaaaaattcttgaacagcgaagtagcatattagaatgatttctgaaggatcatatgacactgaagactggacaaaggatgctgaaaatttagtttgaacacaggaataaatttcatttttaaatatattcacatcaaaatcaaataataaataataaaatatattcacatcaaataaatgcaagcttggtgagcagaagagacttctttaacaactttaaaaattttacttttcAAAGGTAGTGTAAACTAGGAAAGGTtgaaaatgtgagatataaactcgcaactacgAGATGAAAAGTTACAATTACCTTTTCTATTTTGTATTCCATgaaggagaaaaaaaattatactgagtGACAGAACTTTAAGATGTAAACTGAGGAAGACGTCCGAAATCTCatacttttttatctcacagttcagacttgCTGTtacctttttattcatttttttatttcttagcagaaacaggcttccgtaCTAAACAAATTGAGCCAGAAAACAATTTCTTGGTCCTTAAAAATTCGTCAAAACATGCAGTCGAACATGGAGTGCAaccattataattttttttgttgtttgcacAGGTGAGCATCGCACAAGAAGCCTGGAAGATGCTGGGTCAGAAAATGAACGGAACTTGCAGGGTGATCTTGaaatttcaagacaaacaatTAATTGCAACATTTACAATTGATGGTGAGGGAAATGTCACGGCGTCCAAATAGATTAAAGCCTCATATGGAG
Proteins encoded in this region:
- the podxl gene encoding podocalyxin, with translation MAITRTIIVLGVLLHSMQCNANDATSPGSTQSPSVVPTALGSTKPTDPPTTKHSPTTIVLSTLLDTTKAATSPAQLETTKPALPPDSITPAAQTTTPAQTTTSLTSSQQETTMANQGPNPTSLTVPSTIQTTTITPTTSNASPATTASNNSPQNTPDPVITSNPNQGTTNSNRPTTTISTEDSTTQLRSTQTPAVTKTSPDSKSTDSQSVGTTEAQTTTTSNTASPINNKDTTISTSTRPPNFNNTFDLSSSTKVSIAQEAWKMLGQKMNGTCRVILKFQDKQLIATFTIDADQTINPESYKISEQPSGNTDNNTKDPNNKANTDTMPDTLIAILASCGALVLILCCFAAYCSYHRRSYRKNQQHLTEELQTVENGYHDNPTLEVMEVQPEMQEKKTTLNGEFNDSWIVPIDNLLKEDIPDEEDTHL